A part of Paenibacillus sp. IHBB 10380 genomic DNA contains:
- a CDS encoding GNAT family N-acetyltransferase, whose protein sequence is MYICGGFVPQLENARLMLRQLELDDAPDLLCCWSEVEVREYSGIPELESIDLAKEMITFLNSLSATEDGIRWGIIDKQSGVWMGSCGFNMWQLEGAYRGEIGCEMSSLFWGQGYMREAINLIVQYGFQVMGLNRIEALVDPSNTRASRLFTSLEFMPDGKLREYRHTPDGFRDVFVYSILRKDWEGNQKGG, encoded by the coding sequence ATGTACATATGTGGTGGATTCGTTCCGCAGCTAGAGAATGCGCGCCTGATGCTTCGCCAATTAGAACTTGATGATGCACCGGATTTACTATGTTGTTGGTCAGAGGTAGAAGTGCGTGAATATTCAGGTATTCCAGAGCTTGAATCCATCGATCTGGCTAAGGAAATGATTACATTTCTTAATAGTTTATCTGCCACTGAGGATGGGATCCGGTGGGGAATTATAGATAAGCAGAGCGGTGTATGGATGGGCAGTTGTGGATTCAATATGTGGCAGTTAGAAGGAGCTTATCGCGGTGAGATTGGTTGTGAGATGTCCAGTTTGTTCTGGGGGCAGGGCTATATGAGAGAAGCAATCAACCTGATCGTGCAATATGGCTTTCAAGTGATGGGGCTTAATCGAATTGAAGCTTTAGTAGATCCTAGTAATACTCGCGCTAGTAGGTTATTCACCTCGCTCGAATTCATGCCAGATGGGAAGTTGCGAGAATATCGTCACACACCGGATGGGTTTAGAGATGTCTTTGTGTATTCTATACTGCGTAAGGATTGGGAAGGAAACCAGAAGGGAGGATAA